A genome region from Labrus mixtus chromosome 9, fLabMix1.1, whole genome shotgun sequence includes the following:
- the LOC132980217 gene encoding SH3 domain-binding glutamic acid-rich protein-like isoform X6, with product MATGYAWLLVLGSVFLCNLMKTLLPSISSFLTKMMQKDAEQESGMRIEIQELKKEQSSISMMDEFARYARLERKLNKMTDKLKTHVKSRTAQQAKMKWIVNIVFYILQIKKKQQDVVGFLEALKVDYTQLDIACNEENRMWMRQNVPEDRKPTNGIPLPPQIFNEASYCGDYDTFFDAKEDNSVYAFLGLPPPPGSKEAEKADKADIVENGTHAEETNTVGNLDDLIEVPVEERNGNTHREEEKLQQAADEEEEAQDGEEEAEITEGETADKEETAGDETPMEEEEAVEEADEVTEDIQAHAEEEEGQEEEDLQSEEEEELLQLEEEEEAEVEEDEEEDLEETQEEEAE from the exons ATGGCGACTGGCTATGCGTGGCTCCTCGTCCTGGGCTCGGTCTTTCTTTGCAATTTAATGAAAACACTTCTTCCGTCTATATCATCATTC ctGACAAAGATGATGCAGAAAGATGCTGAGCAGGAGAGTGGGATGAGGATTGAAATCCAAGAGTTGAAGAAGGAGCAGTCATCAATTAGCATGATGGATGAGTTTGCTAGATATGCCAGATTGGAGCGCAAACTCAACAAGATGACAGACAAGCTGAAAACCCATG TAAAATCCAGAACAGCACAGCAAGCCAAGATGAAATGGATTGTGAACATTGTCTTTTATATACTGCAG ataaaaaaaaagcagcaagatGTTGTGGGCTTTCTGGAGGCTCTCAAAGTGGACTACACTCAGCTGGACATTGCCTGCAACGAGGAGAATCGCATGTGGATGAGGCAGAATGTCCCAGAGGATAGGAAGCCTACGAACGGCATCCCCCTACCCCCTCAAATCTTTAATGAAGCGAGCTACTGTGgg GACTACGACACATTCTTTGATGCCAAGGAGGACAACTCAGTTTATGCCTTCCTGGGActgccccctcctcctgggTCAAAG GAAGCAGAAAAGGCTGACAAGGCGGACATTGTGGAGAATGGGACCCACGCCGAAGAAACTAATACAGTGGGCAACCTTGATGACTTAATA GAGGTTCCTGTGGAGGAGCGTAATggaaatacacacagagaggaggagaagctgcaACAGGCagctgatgaggaggaggaagctcaGGATGGCGAGGAGGAGGCGGAAAtaacagagggagagactgcagataaagaagaaacagcagGAGACGAAACCCctatggaggaagaggaggcagtgGAAGAAGCAGACGAGGTCACAGAAGATATA CAGGCTcatgcagaggaggaagaaggacaG gaggaagaggatttgCAGTCAGAG GAGGAAGAAGAGCTACTACAGCTTGAG gaagaagaagaggcggaAGTTGAAGAG GACGAAGAAGAAGACTTGGAAGAAACACAg gaggaagagGCTGAGTAG
- the LOC132980217 gene encoding SH3 domain-binding glutamic acid-rich protein-like isoform X1 — translation MVIKVFLASSSGSTAIKKKQQDVVGFLEALKVDYTQLDIACNEENRMWMRQNVPEDRKPTNGIPLPPQIFNEASYCGDYDTFFDAKEDNSVYAFLGLPPPPGSKEAEKADKADIVENGTHAEETNTVGNLDDLIEVPVEERNGNTHREEEKLQQAADEEEEAQDGEEEAEITEGETADKEETAGDETPMEEEEAVEEADEVTEDIQAHAEEEEGQEEEDLQSEEEEELLQLEEEEEAEVEEDEEEDLEETQEEEAE, via the exons ATGGTTATCAAAGTATTCCTCGCCTCTTCATCAGGATCCACTGCG ataaaaaaaaagcagcaagatGTTGTGGGCTTTCTGGAGGCTCTCAAAGTGGACTACACTCAGCTGGACATTGCCTGCAACGAGGAGAATCGCATGTGGATGAGGCAGAATGTCCCAGAGGATAGGAAGCCTACGAACGGCATCCCCCTACCCCCTCAAATCTTTAATGAAGCGAGCTACTGTGgg GACTACGACACATTCTTTGATGCCAAGGAGGACAACTCAGTTTATGCCTTCCTGGGActgccccctcctcctgggTCAAAG GAAGCAGAAAAGGCTGACAAGGCGGACATTGTGGAGAATGGGACCCACGCCGAAGAAACTAATACAGTGGGCAACCTTGATGACTTAATA GAGGTTCCTGTGGAGGAGCGTAATggaaatacacacagagaggaggagaagctgcaACAGGCagctgatgaggaggaggaagctcaGGATGGCGAGGAGGAGGCGGAAAtaacagagggagagactgcagataaagaagaaacagcagGAGACGAAACCCctatggaggaagaggaggcagtgGAAGAAGCAGACGAGGTCACAGAAGATATA CAGGCTcatgcagaggaggaagaaggacaG gaggaagaggatttgCAGTCAGAG GAGGAAGAAGAGCTACTACAGCTTGAG gaagaagaagaggcggaAGTTGAAGAG GACGAAGAAGAAGACTTGGAAGAAACACAg gaggaagagGCTGAGTAG
- the LOC132980217 gene encoding SH3 domain-binding glutamic acid-rich protein-like isoform X2: MVIKVFLASSSGSTAIKKKQQDVVGFLEALKVDYTQLDIACNEENRMWMRQNVPEDRKPTNGIPLPPQIFNEASYCGDYDTFFDAKEDNSVYAFLGLPPPPGSKEAEKADKADIVENGTHAEETNTVGNLDDLIEVPVEERNGNTHREEEKLQQAADEEEEAQDGEEEAEITEGETADKEETAGDETPMEEEEAVEEADEVTEDIAHAEEEEGQEEEDLQSEEEEELLQLEEEEEAEVEEDEEEDLEETQEEEAE, encoded by the exons ATGGTTATCAAAGTATTCCTCGCCTCTTCATCAGGATCCACTGCG ataaaaaaaaagcagcaagatGTTGTGGGCTTTCTGGAGGCTCTCAAAGTGGACTACACTCAGCTGGACATTGCCTGCAACGAGGAGAATCGCATGTGGATGAGGCAGAATGTCCCAGAGGATAGGAAGCCTACGAACGGCATCCCCCTACCCCCTCAAATCTTTAATGAAGCGAGCTACTGTGgg GACTACGACACATTCTTTGATGCCAAGGAGGACAACTCAGTTTATGCCTTCCTGGGActgccccctcctcctgggTCAAAG GAAGCAGAAAAGGCTGACAAGGCGGACATTGTGGAGAATGGGACCCACGCCGAAGAAACTAATACAGTGGGCAACCTTGATGACTTAATA GAGGTTCCTGTGGAGGAGCGTAATggaaatacacacagagaggaggagaagctgcaACAGGCagctgatgaggaggaggaagctcaGGATGGCGAGGAGGAGGCGGAAAtaacagagggagagactgcagataaagaagaaacagcagGAGACGAAACCCctatggaggaagaggaggcagtgGAAGAAGCAGACGAGGTCACAGAAGATATA GCTcatgcagaggaggaagaaggacaG gaggaagaggatttgCAGTCAGAG GAGGAAGAAGAGCTACTACAGCTTGAG gaagaagaagaggcggaAGTTGAAGAG GACGAAGAAGAAGACTTGGAAGAAACACAg gaggaagagGCTGAGTAG
- the LOC132980217 gene encoding SH3 domain-binding glutamic acid-rich protein-like isoform X3, whose protein sequence is MVIKVFLASSSGSTAIKKKQQDVVGFLEALKVDYTQLDIACNEENRMWMRQNVPEDRKPTNGIPLPPQIFNEASYCGDYDTFFDAKEDNSVYAFLGLPPPPGSKEAEKADKADIVENGTHAEETNTVGNLDDLIEVPVEERNGNTHREEEKLQQAADEEEEAQDGEEEAEITEGETADKEETAGDETPMEEEEAVEEADEQAHAEEEEGQEEEDLQSEEEEELLQLEEEEEAEVEEDEEEDLEETQEEEAE, encoded by the exons ATGGTTATCAAAGTATTCCTCGCCTCTTCATCAGGATCCACTGCG ataaaaaaaaagcagcaagatGTTGTGGGCTTTCTGGAGGCTCTCAAAGTGGACTACACTCAGCTGGACATTGCCTGCAACGAGGAGAATCGCATGTGGATGAGGCAGAATGTCCCAGAGGATAGGAAGCCTACGAACGGCATCCCCCTACCCCCTCAAATCTTTAATGAAGCGAGCTACTGTGgg GACTACGACACATTCTTTGATGCCAAGGAGGACAACTCAGTTTATGCCTTCCTGGGActgccccctcctcctgggTCAAAG GAAGCAGAAAAGGCTGACAAGGCGGACATTGTGGAGAATGGGACCCACGCCGAAGAAACTAATACAGTGGGCAACCTTGATGACTTAATA GAGGTTCCTGTGGAGGAGCGTAATggaaatacacacagagaggaggagaagctgcaACAGGCagctgatgaggaggaggaagctcaGGATGGCGAGGAGGAGGCGGAAAtaacagagggagagactgcagataaagaagaaacagcagGAGACGAAACCCctatggaggaagaggaggcagtgGAAGAAGCAGACGAG CAGGCTcatgcagaggaggaagaaggacaG gaggaagaggatttgCAGTCAGAG GAGGAAGAAGAGCTACTACAGCTTGAG gaagaagaagaggcggaAGTTGAAGAG GACGAAGAAGAAGACTTGGAAGAAACACAg gaggaagagGCTGAGTAG
- the LOC132980217 gene encoding SH3 domain-binding glutamic acid-rich protein-like isoform X4 — protein sequence MVIKVFLASSSGSTAIKKKQQDVVGFLEALKVDYTQLDIACNEENRMWMRQNVPEDRKPTNGIPLPPQIFNEASYCGDYDTFFDAKEDNSVYAFLGLPPPPGSKEAEKADKADIVENGTHAEETNTVGNLDDLIEVPVEERNGNTHREEEKLQQAADEEEEAQDGEEEAEITEGETADKEETAGDETPMEEEEAVEEADEAHAEEEEGQEEEDLQSEEEEELLQLEEEEEAEVEEDEEEDLEETQEEEAE from the exons ATGGTTATCAAAGTATTCCTCGCCTCTTCATCAGGATCCACTGCG ataaaaaaaaagcagcaagatGTTGTGGGCTTTCTGGAGGCTCTCAAAGTGGACTACACTCAGCTGGACATTGCCTGCAACGAGGAGAATCGCATGTGGATGAGGCAGAATGTCCCAGAGGATAGGAAGCCTACGAACGGCATCCCCCTACCCCCTCAAATCTTTAATGAAGCGAGCTACTGTGgg GACTACGACACATTCTTTGATGCCAAGGAGGACAACTCAGTTTATGCCTTCCTGGGActgccccctcctcctgggTCAAAG GAAGCAGAAAAGGCTGACAAGGCGGACATTGTGGAGAATGGGACCCACGCCGAAGAAACTAATACAGTGGGCAACCTTGATGACTTAATA GAGGTTCCTGTGGAGGAGCGTAATggaaatacacacagagaggaggagaagctgcaACAGGCagctgatgaggaggaggaagctcaGGATGGCGAGGAGGAGGCGGAAAtaacagagggagagactgcagataaagaagaaacagcagGAGACGAAACCCctatggaggaagaggaggcagtgGAAGAAGCAGACGAG GCTcatgcagaggaggaagaaggacaG gaggaagaggatttgCAGTCAGAG GAGGAAGAAGAGCTACTACAGCTTGAG gaagaagaagaggcggaAGTTGAAGAG GACGAAGAAGAAGACTTGGAAGAAACACAg gaggaagagGCTGAGTAG
- the LOC132980217 gene encoding SH3 domain-binding glutamic acid-rich protein-like isoform X5, with protein MVIKVFLASSSGSTAIKKKQQDVVGFLEALKVDYTQLDIACNEENRMWMRQNVPEDRKPTNGIPLPPQIFNEASYCGDYDTFFDAKEDNSVYAFLGLPPPPGSKEAEKADKADIVENGTHAEETNTEVPVEERNGNTHREEEKLQQAADEEEEAQDGEEEAEITEGETADKEETAGDETPMEEEEAVEEADEVTEDIQAHAEEEEGQEEEDLQSEEEEELLQLEEEEEAEVEEDEEEDLEETQEEEAE; from the exons ATGGTTATCAAAGTATTCCTCGCCTCTTCATCAGGATCCACTGCG ataaaaaaaaagcagcaagatGTTGTGGGCTTTCTGGAGGCTCTCAAAGTGGACTACACTCAGCTGGACATTGCCTGCAACGAGGAGAATCGCATGTGGATGAGGCAGAATGTCCCAGAGGATAGGAAGCCTACGAACGGCATCCCCCTACCCCCTCAAATCTTTAATGAAGCGAGCTACTGTGgg GACTACGACACATTCTTTGATGCCAAGGAGGACAACTCAGTTTATGCCTTCCTGGGActgccccctcctcctgggTCAAAG GAAGCAGAAAAGGCTGACAAGGCGGACATTGTGGAGAATGGGACCCACGCCGAAGAAACTAATACA GAGGTTCCTGTGGAGGAGCGTAATggaaatacacacagagaggaggagaagctgcaACAGGCagctgatgaggaggaggaagctcaGGATGGCGAGGAGGAGGCGGAAAtaacagagggagagactgcagataaagaagaaacagcagGAGACGAAACCCctatggaggaagaggaggcagtgGAAGAAGCAGACGAGGTCACAGAAGATATA CAGGCTcatgcagaggaggaagaaggacaG gaggaagaggatttgCAGTCAGAG GAGGAAGAAGAGCTACTACAGCTTGAG gaagaagaagaggcggaAGTTGAAGAG GACGAAGAAGAAGACTTGGAAGAAACACAg gaggaagagGCTGAGTAG